In one Verrucomicrobiia bacterium genomic region, the following are encoded:
- a CDS encoding DUF6788 family protein has product MKAPSPNYSNLEQQRQGLLRQLADLRELRRGSLTEQFLTVKHADGSSAKRGPYPLLTRKEANKTVSVRLTDPALVPLYRQQIQAMRQFEGVVDQLVRLGEQLGDLAVAEVVQKKTAGGTGTKRRGASPGHGHGQQADT; this is encoded by the coding sequence ATGAAAGCTCCCTCTCCCAATTACTCCAACCTCGAACAGCAACGTCAGGGCCTCCTGCGCCAACTCGCCGACTTGCGTGAGTTGCGTCGCGGCTCCCTGACCGAGCAGTTCCTGACTGTTAAACATGCCGATGGTTCAAGTGCCAAACGCGGCCCCTATCCGCTGCTGACCCGCAAAGAAGCCAATAAAACCGTCTCGGTCCGGCTCACCGATCCGGCGCTGGTTCCGCTCTATCGCCAGCAGATTCAAGCCATGCGCCAATTTGAGGGCGTGGTCGACCAGTTGGTGCGCCTGGGCGAACAACTCGGTGATTTGGCGGTAGCTGAAGTCGTGCAAAAAAAAACTGCTGGTGGAACTGGAACAAAGCGCCGAGGTGCGTCGCCTGGCCACGGCCATGGCCAGCAGGCAGACACCTGA